A stretch of Lathyrus oleraceus cultivar Zhongwan6 chromosome 6, CAAS_Psat_ZW6_1.0, whole genome shotgun sequence DNA encodes these proteins:
- the LOC127095422 gene encoding gibberellin-regulated protein 14-like: MKRMREPSERKSKKKTMKLGESTSMQKLLVPLDSSAPSKSYLSKARLHSGSKKVSSSLPQPSPTYTPFKPIISIPTPFEPHNSETTTSSPTLQKFDLTTTTLPVSEALLFHEPISPPPSTPSSPPYYDLSSEYEQPEIPDPSSPTLAQLQDTSNSKQTLYVPETSEPTPSLSTPPSASSINLPTFKPPTEPSETTPIPFEPINPTSEPEPT, encoded by the coding sequence ATGAAGAGGATGAGAGAGCCCTCTGAGAGGAAGTCaaagaagaagactatgaagcTTGGAGAATCTACATCAATGCAAAAGCTGCTTGTGCCTCTGGACTCCTCCGCTCCAAGTAAGTCATATCTCTCTAAAGCTCGTTTACATTCTGGATCTAAGAAAGTATCTTCCTCCCTACCTCAACCATCTCCTACATATACTCCCTTTAAACCCATTATCTCCATCCCAACTCCATTTGAACCTCACAACTCTGAAACAACCACATCCTCACCCACTCTACAAAAATTCGACCTTACCACCACAACACTTCCTGTATCTGAGGCCTTACTTTTTCATGAACCCATTTCACCTCCCCCATCCACTCCCTCATCTCCTCCATACTACGACCTTTCCTCCGAATATGAGCAGCCAGAAATCCCTGACCCTTCCTCTCCAACCTTGGCTCAACTCCAAGACACATCAAACTCTAAACAGACCTTATATGTCCCAGAAACCTCAGAACCTACACCATCTCTCTCCACACCTCCTTCAGCATCCTCAATAAACCTACCAACTTTTAAACCTCCCACTGAACCTTCTGAAACCACCCCAATTCCCTTTGAACCCATTAATCCAACCTCTGAACCTGAACCAACCTAA